A genomic stretch from Hymenobacter psoromatis includes:
- a CDS encoding 2-phosphosulfolactate phosphatase produces the protein MTFFRNYLKTNNLKLDICYSPELLPLYDLRGQVAVIVDVLRATSTIATALASGMTAVYPASTLEECAALGRAHGCITAAERDGVPAEGFDLGNSPFELLHEDFPVRGRALAISTTNGTKALRQSLAAEAVVCGAFLNLAAVADFCLARQRDILVVAAGWKGQFCLEDTLLGGALAERLLPHGLDITQSDAALAAYQLWQNARADLPGYLLQSAAVRRLRALEANDDFVFCTKIDIYPDVLPLWDGGKLVRG, from the coding sequence ATGACGTTCTTTCGCAACTATTTAAAAACAAACAACTTGAAACTCGATATCTGCTACTCGCCCGAGCTGCTGCCGCTCTACGACCTGCGCGGCCAAGTGGCCGTCATCGTGGACGTGTTGCGCGCCACCAGCACCATTGCCACGGCCCTGGCGTCGGGCATGACCGCAGTGTACCCCGCGAGCACCCTGGAAGAGTGCGCCGCCCTGGGCCGCGCGCACGGCTGCATCACGGCCGCCGAGCGCGACGGCGTGCCCGCCGAGGGCTTCGACCTGGGCAACTCGCCCTTCGAACTGCTGCACGAGGATTTTCCGGTGCGGGGCCGCGCCCTGGCCATCAGCACCACCAACGGCACCAAGGCCCTGCGCCAGTCGCTGGCCGCCGAGGCCGTGGTGTGCGGCGCGTTCCTGAACCTGGCCGCCGTGGCCGATTTTTGCCTGGCCCGGCAGCGCGATATCCTGGTAGTGGCCGCCGGCTGGAAGGGCCAGTTTTGCCTCGAAGACACGCTGTTGGGCGGCGCGCTGGCCGAGCGCCTGCTGCCCCACGGCCTCGACATCACGCAGTCGGATGCCGCGCTGGCCGCCTACCAACTCTGGCAAAACGCCCGCGCCGACCTGCCCGGCTACCTGCTGCAATCGGCCGCCGTGCGCCGCCTACGCGCCCTGGAGGCCAACGACGACTTCGTGTTCTGCACCAAAATCGACATCTACCCCGACGTGCTACCCCTCTGGGACGGCGGCAAGCTGGTGCGGGGGTAG
- a CDS encoding glycine cleavage system protein T codes for MEATPLKTVALHATHQQLGAKIVPFAGYAMPVRYSSDLEEHHTVRRGVGIFDVSHMGEFRLRGPRALDLIQRTTSNDASKLAPGKAQYSCLPNANGGIVDDLLVYMLAEEDYFLVVNASNIDKDWNWLQQHNTEGVAMENLSDQLSLFAVQGPKAAAALRALTSVDLAAIPYYSFVQGTFADAPGVIISATGYTGAGGFELYVPNEHAAAVWDKVMEAGKPFGIKPIGLGARDTLRLEMGYCLYGNDITDTTSPLEAGLGWITKFTKDFTNSEALKAQKAAGVPRKLVGFVMDGPGGLPRSHYPLVDAQGAPIGEVTSGGQSPSLSRGIGLGYVQAEFAAPGTPIFVQVRGKNLPATVSKLPLVPGTEEG; via the coding sequence ATGGAAGCCACCCCGCTCAAAACCGTTGCCCTGCACGCCACCCACCAGCAGCTGGGGGCCAAAATCGTCCCGTTTGCCGGCTACGCCATGCCCGTGCGCTACTCTTCCGACCTCGAAGAGCACCACACCGTGCGGCGGGGGGTAGGGATATTCGACGTGTCGCACATGGGCGAATTTCGGCTGCGCGGCCCGCGCGCCCTCGACCTCATCCAGCGCACCACCAGCAACGACGCCAGCAAGCTCGCGCCCGGCAAGGCGCAGTACTCGTGCCTGCCCAACGCCAACGGCGGCATCGTGGACGACCTGCTCGTGTACATGCTGGCCGAGGAGGATTACTTCCTGGTAGTCAATGCTTCCAACATCGACAAGGATTGGAATTGGCTGCAACAGCACAACACCGAGGGGGTAGCGATGGAAAACCTCTCCGACCAGCTCAGCCTCTTCGCCGTGCAGGGGCCGAAGGCCGCCGCCGCCCTGCGCGCGCTCACCAGCGTGGACCTGGCGGCCATTCCGTATTATAGCTTTGTGCAGGGCACTTTTGCCGATGCGCCGGGCGTCATTATTTCGGCCACGGGCTACACCGGGGCGGGCGGCTTCGAGCTGTACGTGCCCAACGAGCACGCCGCCGCCGTGTGGGACAAGGTGATGGAAGCCGGCAAGCCCTTCGGTATCAAGCCCATCGGGCTGGGCGCGCGCGACACGCTGCGCCTCGAAATGGGCTACTGCCTCTACGGCAACGACATCACCGACACCACTTCACCCCTCGAAGCCGGCCTGGGCTGGATTACCAAGTTCACCAAAGACTTCACCAACAGCGAGGCGCTAAAAGCCCAGAAAGCGGCCGGCGTCCCGCGCAAGCTGGTGGGCTTCGTCATGGACGGCCCCGGCGGCTTGCCCCGCAGCCACTACCCCCTCGTGGACGCGCAAGGCGCGCCCATCGGCGAAGTCACCAGCGGCGGACAGTCGCCGAGCCTCAGCCGAGGCATTGGCCTGGGCTACGTGCAAGCGGAGTTTGCCGCGCCCGGCACGCCCATTTTCGTGCAGGTGCGCGGCAAGAATCTGCCCGCCACCGTAAGCAAGCTGCCGCTGGTTCCGGGCACGGAGGAGGGGTAG
- a CDS encoding two-component response regulator has protein sequence MSPFSSPATPTILLVEDDQMDVMNVQRELRKQNINVPLTHARNGREALNMLRGENGETKIPRPSLVMLDLNMPRLNGLELLKILREDPEFSDLNVFIMTTSDLDVDRSGASSLGVSGYIIKPLTFDSFGGEGGGTVDGFSLFLDLLKLKR, from the coding sequence ATGTCCCCCTTTTCCTCGCCTGCTACGCCCACTATTCTCCTCGTTGAAGACGACCAGATGGACGTTATGAACGTGCAGCGGGAGCTTCGAAAGCAGAATATCAATGTGCCGCTGACCCACGCCCGCAACGGCCGCGAAGCCCTGAATATGCTGCGCGGCGAAAACGGCGAAACCAAGATACCCCGCCCCAGCCTGGTGATGCTCGACCTGAACATGCCTCGCCTCAACGGCCTGGAGCTGCTCAAAATCCTGCGCGAAGACCCCGAATTCAGTGACCTCAACGTGTTCATTATGACCACCTCCGACCTCGACGTGGACCGCTCGGGCGCCAGCAGCCTGGGCGTGAGCGGCTACATCATCAAGCCCCTCACCTTCGACTCGTTTGGCGGCGAAGGCGGCGGCACCGTCGATGGCTTCAGCCTGTTTCTGGATTTGCTGAAGCTGAAACGGTAG
- a CDS encoding ribonuclease HII has product MLLPFAENPVAGLLATHTGHPHEAGLDEAGRGCLAGPVFAAALILPPDFDPPFLNDSKQLTARRREALRATICAEAIAWAVGEASVAEIEEINIAQASYLAMHRAVAALAVPAAHLLVDGNRFRPYPGLAHTCAVGGDGRFRHIAAASILAKTFRDERMRTLAAEFPAYGWAQNAGYPTAAHRAALRAHGPTPHHRMSFRLL; this is encoded by the coding sequence ATGCTGCTACCTTTTGCTGAAAACCCGGTGGCGGGCCTGCTCGCTACCCACACCGGCCACCCCCACGAGGCCGGCCTCGACGAAGCCGGGCGCGGCTGCCTGGCCGGGCCGGTTTTTGCCGCCGCCCTCATCCTACCCCCCGATTTCGACCCGCCGTTCCTCAACGATTCCAAGCAGCTCACGGCCCGCCGCCGCGAGGCCCTGCGCGCCACCATTTGCGCCGAGGCCATTGCCTGGGCCGTGGGCGAGGCCAGCGTGGCTGAGATTGAGGAGATTAACATTGCGCAGGCCAGCTACCTGGCCATGCACCGGGCTGTGGCCGCGCTGGCCGTGCCCGCCGCCCACCTGCTGGTCGATGGCAACCGCTTCCGGCCCTACCCCGGCCTGGCGCACACCTGCGCCGTGGGCGGCGACGGCCGGTTTCGGCACATCGCGGCAGCCTCCATCCTGGCCAAAACCTTCCGCGATGAGCGCATGCGCACGCTGGCCGCCGAGTTTCCGGCCTACGGCTGGGCGCAGAACGCGGGTTATCCCACGGCCGCCCACCGCGCCGCGCTGCGCGCGCACGGCCCTACCCCCCACCACCGCATGAGCTTCCGGCTGCTGTGA
- a CDS encoding multidrug ABC transporter ATP-binding protein gives MSLTITNLSKTYPNGTRALRGVNLTIPTGMFGLLGPNGAGKSSLMRTIATLQDADTGSIQLDDMDVLRDKEAVRRVLGYLPQEFGVYPKVSAEELLDHFATLKGIASSKERKETVAALLHQTNLYDVRKKHVGGYSGGMKQRFGIAQALLGNPRLIIVDEPTAGLDPAERNRFHNLLSEIGENIIVILSTHIVSDVSDLCRQMAIINQGEVLLTGDPLRVMEALRGRVWKKLIEKAELPALQASERVISSRLFAGKTVVHVLADSAPDAGFEAVNPDLEDVYFSEINNGAMANSH, from the coding sequence ATGTCGCTCACGATTACCAACCTCTCCAAAACCTACCCCAACGGCACGCGCGCGCTGCGGGGCGTCAACCTCACGATTCCGACCGGCATGTTTGGCCTGCTCGGGCCGAACGGCGCGGGCAAAAGCTCGCTGATGCGCACCATTGCCACCTTGCAGGATGCCGACACGGGCAGCATTCAGCTCGACGATATGGACGTGCTGCGCGACAAGGAGGCCGTGCGCCGGGTGCTGGGCTACCTGCCCCAGGAGTTTGGGGTGTACCCCAAGGTGAGCGCCGAGGAACTGCTCGACCATTTCGCGACCCTCAAGGGCATTGCCAGCAGCAAAGAGCGGAAGGAAACGGTGGCGGCGCTGCTGCACCAGACCAACCTCTACGACGTGCGCAAGAAGCACGTGGGCGGCTATTCGGGTGGCATGAAGCAGCGCTTTGGCATTGCGCAGGCGCTGCTGGGCAACCCGCGCCTCATCATTGTGGACGAGCCGACGGCCGGCCTCGACCCGGCCGAGCGCAACCGCTTCCACAACCTGCTGAGCGAGATTGGGGAGAACATCATCGTTATTCTTAGTACTCACATTGTCAGCGATGTAAGTGACCTGTGCCGCCAAATGGCCATCATCAATCAGGGCGAAGTATTGCTCACCGGCGACCCGCTGCGGGTGATGGAGGCGCTGCGCGGCCGGGTCTGGAAAAAGCTGATTGAGAAGGCCGAGCTGCCCGCCTTGCAAGCCAGCGAGCGCGTTATCAGCTCGCGCCTGTTCGCGGGCAAAACGGTAGTCCACGTACTGGCCGATTCAGCGCCGGACGCGGGCTTTGAGGCGGTAAACCCGGATTTGGAGGACGTGTATTTTTCGGAAATTAACAACGGAGCGATGGCGAACAGCCATTGA